A genomic window from Dermacentor silvarum isolate Dsil-2018 chromosome 9, BIME_Dsil_1.4, whole genome shotgun sequence includes:
- the LOC119464456 gene encoding acanthoscurrin-1-like isoform X2, whose amino-acid sequence MKFFVAAAVCALVSCGAFAKEAAKKEKIEGRGGLLGGGLGVGGYGGGVGPGLVGGGLGGAGIGAAGLGGYGGAGFAGPAVAGTGLIGTGGLGYGGLGYGRLGYGGLGYGGGLGYGGGLGYGGGLGYGGGYQSGYGSSAGGHQGGYQGGASGHNQGSAGFAGGAATRNVNAYNNNQGYSHTSGFSASDSKTFGTGHNQGSAGFGKGAAGHQGGYGQSSFGHNAGSGFGGGYLG is encoded by the coding sequence TTCTTTGTCGCCGCCGCTGTCTGCGCCCTCGTGAGCTGCGGAGCCTTCGCCAAGGAAGCCGCCAAGAAGGAAAAGATCGAAGGTCGCGGAGGACTCCTGGGCGGTGGTCTCGGAGTCGGCGGCTATGGCGGTGGCGTGGGTCCCGGTCTCGTCGGCGGTGGTCTCGGAGGTGCAGGTATCGGAGCAGCTGGACTTGGCGGCTACGGCGGAGCTGGTTTCGCAGGCCCGGCAGTGGCTGGCACCGGTCTCATTGGAACCGGTGGTCTGGGATACGGTGGACTTGGATACGGCCGCCTCGGTTATGGTGGACTCGGTTATGGTGGTGGTCTCGGCTATGGCGGCGGTCTCGGCTATGGCGGCGGTCTCGGCTACGGTGGCGGCTACCAGTCCGGCTATGGCTCTTCGGCTGGTGGACACCAGGGAGGATATCAGGGTGGTGCTTCCGGGCACAACCAGGGATCTGCTGGCTTCGCGGGCGGTGCTGCCACTAGGAACGTGAACGCCTACAACAACAACCAGGGGTACAGCCACACCTCGGGATTCTCGGCCTCTGACAGCAAGACCTTCGGCACCGGACACAACCAGGGCTCGGCTGGATTTGGAAAGGGAGCTGCTGGTCACCAGGGAGGATACGGACAGTCGTCGTTCGGACACAACGCCGGTTCCGGCTTCGGTGGAGGATACCTCGGTTAA
- the LOC119464456 gene encoding acanthoscurrin-1-like isoform X1, which translates to MKFFVAAAVCALVSCGAFAKEAAKKEKIEGRGGLLGGGLGVGGYGGGVGPGLVGGGLGGAGIGAAGLGGYGGAGFAGPAVAGTGLIGTGGLGYGGLGYGRLGYGGLGYGGGLGYGGGLGYGGGLGYGGGYQSGYGSSAGGHQGGYQGGASGHNQGSAGFAGGAATRNVNAYNNNQGYSHTSGFSASDSKTFGTGHNQGSAGFGKGAAGHQGGYGQSSFGHNAGSGFGGGYLG; encoded by the exons ATGAAG TTCTTTGTCGCCGCCGCTGTCTGCGCCCTCGTGAGCTGCGGAGCCTTCGCCAAGGAAGCCGCCAAGAAGGAAAAGATCGAAGGTCGCGGAGGACTCCTGGGCGGTGGTCTCGGAGTCGGCGGCTATGGCGGTGGCGTGGGTCCCGGTCTCGTCGGCGGTGGTCTCGGAGGTGCAGGTATCGGAGCAGCTGGACTTGGCGGCTACGGCGGAGCTGGTTTCGCAGGCCCGGCAGTGGCTGGCACCGGTCTCATTGGAACCGGTGGTCTGGGATACGGTGGACTTGGATACGGCCGCCTCGGTTATGGTGGACTCGGTTATGGTGGTGGTCTCGGCTATGGCGGCGGTCTCGGCTATGGCGGCGGTCTCGGCTACGGTGGCGGCTACCAGTCCGGCTATGGCTCTTCGGCTGGTGGACACCAGGGAGGATATCAGGGTGGTGCTTCCGGGCACAACCAGGGATCTGCTGGCTTCGCGGGCGGTGCTGCCACTAGGAACGTGAACGCCTACAACAACAACCAGGGGTACAGCCACACCTCGGGATTCTCGGCCTCTGACAGCAAGACCTTCGGCACCGGACACAACCAGGGCTCGGCTGGATTTGGAAAGGGAGCTGCTGGTCACCAGGGAGGATACGGACAGTCGTCGTTCGGACACAACGCCGGTTCCGGCTTCGGTGGAGGATACCTCGGTTAA